From Candidatus Thermokryptus mobilis, the proteins below share one genomic window:
- the rpsK gene encoding 30S ribosomal protein S11: protein MAKTKKQKKKIQVDAHGIAHIKATFNNTIVTITDRYGNVLAWSSGGRIGYKGTKKGTPFAAQLAAEAAAKEAYNLGVRKVDVLVKGPGSGREAAIRALQTAGLEILTIRDVTPIPHNGCRPPKRRRV from the coding sequence TTGGCTAAGACGAAAAAGCAAAAGAAGAAAATTCAAGTTGATGCTCACGGAATAGCGCATATTAAGGCGACCTTTAACAATACAATTGTGACGATAACCGATAGATATGGTAATGTTTTAGCTTGGTCATCTGGTGGAAGGATTGGTTACAAGGGGACGAAGAAGGGGACACCTTTTGCTGCTCAGCTTGCTGCTGAAGCGGCTGCGAAAGAGGCGTATAATCTTGGTGTAAGGAAAGTTGATGTTCTTGTCAAAGGTCCAGGCTCGGGAAGAGAAGCGGCAATTCGCGCTCTTCAAACAGCTGGGCTTGAAATTTTGACGATCCGTGATGTCACTCCAATTCCACATAATGGTTGCAGACCACCGAAGAGAAGAAGAGTTTAA
- the rpmJ gene encoding 50S ribosomal protein L36 → MKVRSSVKKICEHCRIIKRKGVVRVVCKKNPKHKQRQG, encoded by the coding sequence ATGAAAGTTCGCTCCTCTGTTAAAAAAATTTGTGAGCACTGCAGGATTATCAAGCGCAAGGGCGTTGTTAGAGTTGTTTGCAAAAAGAATCCAAAGCACAAACAAAGGCAAGGTTAA
- a CDS encoding HD family phosphohydrolase — MREFFGKIKGIFLSDLTLKFLIFLLIPFTVVIMFPSPYGIDYKYEIGSVWLYDDVVAPFSFPIYKSEEQYQEEINKVYSQVYFIFDVDTTVVEKQKKEFEAFITDLKSYLDIKKFKHVSARDSVEIERLRVKLLNKISADEIERIEYLNRVGYFDVGKFKITGETYLSLIYSSAGVISIPRTSLRRNEIVLRKGRFEEIYRQGKFYDLGECLEVAKELSKRNFGEIALVDTGAFDLMSKILFSFVKPNLIFNQGETEELLEREKGKILKTVGIVRENEKIISRHEIVTPEAYLKLESLKKAQKERGIGAGKILKDLGRFVFTGSVLAIFWLYIYMYRKKIYFDNKLLLLIDALFLFQILVAFLITKIKVGNEVNYFVLVPSSSMLLTIIFDSRVAFWGTVAISLIVGSAVGYNYDVTSASLIAGTIAIYSVRNIGNRMQIFRSFIFILIAYVFVIASFSLQKYESFSNILAKFGFAGANALLSPIITYGLLIFFERIFGIMTEITLLELSDFNHPLLRELSARAPGTFHHSIAVATLAEAAAKAIGANPILARVGAYYHDIGKILNPEFFVENQMESEKLHTSITPEQSVQIIISHVEDGQELAKKYKLPSEIIKFIPMHHGTTLVAYFYGKALKRRELKNVEIKESDFRYKGPKPDSKETAIVMLADSVEAATRSLDEKTPENIEKIVDAIFENRIEDGQLDESNLTLKDIEEIKKAFVQILVNLYHPRIKYPGQEKERTKDKVSENEKTRQRKSRKVK, encoded by the coding sequence ATGAGGGAATTTTTCGGCAAAATAAAAGGGATTTTTTTAAGTGATTTAACTTTAAAGTTTCTTATTTTCCTTTTGATCCCTTTCACCGTTGTTATAATGTTCCCATCCCCTTATGGAATTGATTATAAGTATGAGATTGGAAGCGTTTGGCTTTATGATGATGTCGTTGCCCCTTTCTCTTTCCCTATTTACAAGAGCGAGGAACAGTATCAGGAGGAGATAAACAAGGTATATTCGCAGGTTTATTTCATTTTTGATGTTGATACAACGGTGGTTGAAAAGCAGAAAAAGGAATTTGAGGCGTTCATAACTGATTTAAAATCGTATCTTGACATAAAGAAATTTAAACATGTGAGCGCTCGCGATTCGGTGGAAATTGAAAGATTAAGGGTGAAACTATTGAATAAAATTTCGGCTGATGAAATTGAAAGGATTGAGTACTTGAATAGAGTTGGATATTTTGATGTCGGTAAGTTTAAAATAACGGGGGAGACATATCTATCCTTGATTTATTCCTCTGCTGGGGTTATTTCAATACCGAGGACATCTTTGAGAAGGAACGAGATTGTCTTGAGAAAGGGAAGGTTTGAGGAGATTTATAGGCAGGGAAAGTTTTACGATTTAGGCGAATGCCTTGAAGTGGCGAAGGAATTATCAAAGAGAAATTTTGGGGAAATTGCTTTGGTTGACACAGGTGCTTTTGATTTGATGTCAAAAATTCTTTTTTCCTTTGTAAAGCCCAATTTAATTTTCAATCAAGGGGAGACAGAGGAACTATTGGAGCGGGAAAAGGGAAAAATTTTAAAGACGGTTGGAATCGTTAGGGAAAACGAGAAGATAATTTCAAGACATGAAATTGTTACGCCAGAGGCATATTTAAAACTTGAGTCATTGAAAAAGGCGCAAAAGGAGCGTGGTATCGGCGCTGGTAAAATTCTTAAAGACCTTGGACGATTTGTTTTTACAGGAAGTGTTCTTGCGATTTTTTGGCTTTACATTTATATGTATCGGAAAAAAATTTATTTTGACAATAAACTTCTTTTATTGATAGATGCGCTTTTCTTATTTCAAATTTTGGTTGCGTTTTTGATCACGAAGATAAAGGTCGGGAATGAGGTAAATTATTTTGTGCTTGTTCCTTCATCTTCAATGTTATTGACGATAATTTTTGATTCAAGGGTTGCCTTTTGGGGGACGGTTGCGATTTCACTTATAGTTGGCTCCGCTGTCGGTTACAATTATGATGTGACAAGTGCTTCTCTTATAGCCGGAACAATTGCGATTTATTCCGTCAGGAACATTGGGAATAGGATGCAAATTTTTAGAAGTTTCATATTTATACTTATCGCTTATGTTTTTGTGATCGCTAGCTTCTCGCTCCAAAAATATGAAAGCTTTAGCAATATTCTTGCGAAGTTTGGTTTTGCTGGGGCAAATGCATTGCTTTCGCCAATCATAACTTATGGTTTATTGATTTTTTTTGAGAGGATATTTGGAATAATGACTGAAATCACCCTTCTTGAGCTTTCCGATTTCAATCATCCTCTTCTGCGTGAGCTTTCAGCAAGAGCTCCTGGGACATTTCATCACAGCATTGCGGTTGCAACTCTTGCAGAAGCTGCAGCTAAAGCAATAGGTGCAAATCCCATTCTTGCAAGGGTTGGGGCTTATTATCATGACATTGGAAAAATTTTGAATCCCGAGTTCTTCGTTGAAAATCAAATGGAATCAGAAAAACTTCACACTTCTATAACCCCGGAGCAAAGCGTTCAAATAATAATATCCCATGTTGAAGACGGGCAAGAGCTTGCTAAAAAATATAAGCTTCCATCAGAGATAATAAAGTTTATCCCTATGCATCACGGGACGACGCTCGTTGCCTATTTTTATGGCAAGGCGTTGAAGAGAAGGGAACTCAAAAATGTTGAAATCAAGGAGTCGGACTTTAGATATAAGGGACCAAAGCCAGATTCAAAAGAAACCGCTATCGTTATGCTTGCTGATTCGGTTGAAGCAGCAACCCGCTCGCTTGATGAGAAAACGCCAGAAAATATAGAGAAGATCGTTGATGCAATTTTTGAAAACCGAATTGAGGATGGTCAGCTTGATGAGTCAAATTTAACTTTGAAAGATATTGAAGAGATAAAGAAGGCTTTCGTTCAAATTCTTGTGAATTTATACCATCCAAGGATAAAGTATCCCGGACAGGAGAAAGAGAGGACGAAGGATAAGGTTTCTGAAAATGAAAAGACAAGACAAAGAAAAAGCAGAAAGGTTAAATAG
- a CDS encoding Cof-type HAD-IIB family hydrolase, with protein sequence MAKVELDELKKRLKDIKLVACDIDGTLLSSDNRVGEGTIQLVKELKEHGVKFTLITGRVHSASVKYAKMLGVDDPIVSLNGALVKFPEGGTIKAFYLPEKKVLKALELAERFFVNILFYSEDKVIYTPENTIFPSYIGNLEAETMEVDSYYDYTDKVLRVVLSSDRNYILYKVAHKLEPPFFSNISTTIYPSLKYDHLTYLEVKRRGISKATGLKYVRKFFKLKRREIAGIGDFYNDIEFLKSVGVSVAMRNAVAEVRFNADYVTSRTNDEDGVGEFLEILLDSKKRTNP encoded by the coding sequence GTGGCGAAGGTTGAACTTGATGAGCTTAAAAAAAGATTAAAGGATATCAAGCTCGTTGCCTGTGACATTGACGGAACTTTACTTTCTTCAGATAATAGAGTTGGTGAGGGAACAATTCAACTGGTTAAAGAATTGAAGGAACACGGGGTTAAATTTACGCTTATAACAGGACGCGTTCATTCCGCGTCTGTAAAGTATGCTAAAATGCTTGGTGTTGATGACCCGATAGTTTCGTTAAATGGGGCTTTAGTTAAGTTTCCTGAAGGGGGGACGATAAAAGCATTTTATCTTCCCGAGAAAAAGGTTTTAAAGGCGCTTGAACTTGCAGAGAGATTTTTCGTCAATATACTTTTTTATTCTGAGGATAAAGTCATTTACACGCCTGAGAACACAATTTTCCCATCCTATATCGGAAACCTTGAAGCAGAGACAATGGAAGTTGACTCTTACTATGATTATACTGATAAGGTCCTCCGAGTTGTTTTAAGTTCAGATAGGAATTATATCCTTTATAAAGTTGCGCATAAGCTTGAACCGCCTTTCTTTTCAAATATATCAACTACAATTTATCCATCCCTTAAATATGATCATCTTACATATCTTGAGGTGAAGCGCAGGGGAATTTCAAAGGCGACGGGATTGAAATATGTCCGAAAGTTTTTCAAATTGAAGCGCAGAGAAATCGCAGGCATTGGTGATTTTTACAATGATATTGAATTTTTGAAAAGCGTCGGAGTTTCTGTTGCAATGAGAAATGCGGTGGCAGAGGTAAGGTTTAACGCTGACTATGTGACTTCAAGGACAAATGATGAAGATGGTGTTGGTGAGTTTCTTGAAATTTTGCTTGATTCAAAGAAAAGAACAAACCCATGA
- the rplQ gene encoding 50S ribosomal protein L17 codes for MRHLKKGRKLKRTHSHRKATLSALATSLFLHKRIVTTVAKAKEARRFAEKLITKAKRGDIHARRLVARFIKNRKALKELFDEIAPRVMDRPGGYTRVVRLGFRRGDSAELAVLELVDYNIGTGMVKPKKEKKVETQPTEQATTQ; via the coding sequence ATGAGACACTTAAAGAAGGGAAGAAAGCTAAAAAGGACACATAGTCACAGGAAGGCGACTTTATCAGCGCTTGCAACTTCTCTTTTTCTCCATAAGAGGATTGTGACAACTGTTGCAAAAGCAAAGGAAGCGCGAAGATTTGCTGAAAAACTTATAACAAAAGCGAAGCGAGGGGATATCCATGCAAGACGTCTTGTGGCGAGATTTATCAAAAATAGAAAAGCGTTGAAAGAATTATTTGATGAGATAGCACCGAGGGTTATGGATAGACCAGGGGGTTATACGAGGGTTGTCCGCCTTGGTTTTAGACGTGGGGACTCAGCTGAACTTGCCGTCCTTGAATTGGTTGATTACAACATCGGAACGGGAATGGTCAAGCCTAAGAAAGAAAAGAAAGTTGAAACTCAACCGACAGAACAAGCAACAACTCAATAA
- the yihA gene encoding ribosome biogenesis GTP-binding protein YihA/YsxC, which yields MKITSARFIASLSDIRQLPTDGLPEVALVGRSNVGKSSLINKICNKKNLAFVSSTPGKTQTINFFLINESFYIVDLPGYGYAKVPEHVKAGWSKLIENYLGGREQLKLVLHIVDARHEPTELDKMMAGWLDYFKIPYVIVITKIDKIARSKIARQVEMIKNAFGKLRYCQQFVTFSAITGVGKNELLSIIEQYIGSVQRGKNISKTQGRQPQKVS from the coding sequence ATGAAAATAACATCAGCAAGGTTTATAGCCTCCCTTTCCGATATAAGACAACTCCCAACGGATGGTCTCCCCGAAGTGGCTCTAGTTGGAAGGTCAAATGTTGGAAAATCGTCCTTGATAAATAAAATTTGCAATAAAAAGAACCTCGCTTTCGTTAGTTCAACCCCGGGGAAAACACAAACGATAAATTTCTTCCTCATAAACGAGTCGTTTTATATCGTTGATTTACCCGGTTATGGTTATGCAAAAGTGCCAGAACATGTTAAAGCTGGATGGAGCAAATTGATTGAAAATTACTTGGGCGGAAGGGAACAACTCAAACTCGTCCTTCACATTGTAGATGCAAGACACGAGCCCACCGAACTTGACAAAATGATGGCTGGTTGGCTTGATTATTTCAAGATCCCATATGTTATCGTGATAACGAAAATTGACAAAATCGCAAGAAGTAAAATCGCAAGACAGGTGGAAATGATAAAAAATGCGTTTGGAAAGCTTAGGTATTGTCAGCAATTTGTAACTTTTTCAGCCATTACCGGTGTTGGAAAAAATGAATTGCTATCAATAATAGAGCAATATATCGGTTCGGTTCAAAGGGGAAAAAACATCTCAAAGACCCAAGGTCGTCAACCTCAAAAAGTATCTTAA
- the rpsM gene encoding 30S ribosomal protein S13, whose translation MARIAGVELPRNKRAFIALTYIYGIGRSSALKILEKAGVDPMKKIGELTDEEISKIRDIINTEYKVEGALRAEIQMNIKRLMDIGCYRGLRHRRGLPVRGQRTRTNARTRKGKRKTVPGKKKATAKK comes from the coding sequence ATGGCAAGAATAGCGGGTGTTGAATTGCCGAGAAATAAAAGGGCTTTTATCGCTTTAACTTACATTTATGGCATAGGTAGGAGTTCAGCACTTAAAATTCTTGAGAAAGCGGGTGTTGACCCGATGAAGAAAATAGGCGAGCTTACAGATGAGGAGATAAGTAAGATCAGGGATATTATAAACACTGAGTATAAAGTTGAAGGGGCTTTAAGGGCTGAAATTCAGATGAACATAAAGCGTCTTATGGATATAGGTTGTTATCGCGGTTTAAGACATCGTCGCGGCTTGCCTGTCAGGGGTCAGAGAACAAGGACTAATGCGAGGACGAGAAAAGGTAAGAGGAAGACAGTGCCAGGGAAGAAGAAGGCAACAGCTAAAAAGTAA
- a CDS encoding cation:proton antiporter domain-containing protein, translating into MENLSLITLSILLLTAYILDLTLSRIQIPPVIILLLIGWFISQIFFLLNITDIPNFQNLLPIMGTLGLILIVLEGSFELKIERDKIKYIIRSMTSALLSVIIIIFSLSLIFHIIFQTEFKKALINTVPLSVISSSIAIPSASNLTTHLREFVIYESSLSDILGIISFNFISQAVESFDLSTIFSMLFQLLLMVLISISSTAFLISLLGKLNHPVKFIPLILMIILIYSIAKILHLPALIFILIFGLSLANFNKIHRSLNLKFVKLEEVEEEIGKFQNLVIELTFLVRSFFFLLFGYTLETKEILKPEVLLLSVVITALIIGTRYLTLKIVGEQIIPLIYIAPRGLINILLFISISPNLGIPKINQALITQVIILTNLYMVFGLIKSSREKGTQSF; encoded by the coding sequence ATGGAAAACTTATCTCTGATAACGTTAAGCATTCTTCTCCTAACCGCCTATATTCTGGATTTAACATTATCAAGGATACAAATACCACCTGTTATCATACTGCTTTTAATAGGATGGTTTATATCACAGATTTTCTTTTTGCTTAATATCACCGACATCCCAAACTTTCAAAATCTCCTCCCAATTATGGGAACGCTTGGGCTTATACTTATAGTTCTTGAGGGTTCATTTGAACTTAAAATTGAAAGAGATAAAATCAAATATATCATACGTTCCATGACCTCAGCGCTTCTATCGGTCATAATCATTATCTTTTCTTTGTCCTTAATTTTCCACATAATTTTTCAAACTGAATTTAAAAAAGCCCTAATAAATACTGTCCCGCTTTCTGTCATAAGCAGTTCAATCGCTATACCGAGCGCATCAAATCTTACAACACATCTTCGCGAGTTTGTCATCTATGAGTCAAGTTTATCCGACATCTTGGGAATAATTTCTTTTAATTTCATATCACAAGCCGTGGAAAGTTTTGACTTGAGTACAATCTTTTCAATGCTCTTTCAACTCTTACTGATGGTCTTAATTTCAATTTCATCAACCGCTTTTTTGATATCCCTGCTTGGCAAGTTAAACCACCCCGTTAAATTTATCCCGCTGATTTTGATGATCATTTTGATATATTCAATTGCGAAAATCCTTCATCTGCCAGCGCTTATATTTATTCTAATTTTTGGGCTTTCGCTCGCCAACTTCAACAAGATTCATCGTTCCCTGAACTTGAAATTTGTAAAACTTGAGGAAGTGGAAGAAGAGATCGGGAAATTTCAAAATCTTGTCATTGAATTAACCTTCCTCGTGAGGTCATTCTTCTTTCTATTGTTTGGATACACCCTGGAAACAAAAGAAATACTCAAACCCGAGGTTCTCCTCTTAAGCGTCGTGATAACAGCGCTTATAATCGGGACGAGATATTTGACCTTAAAAATAGTTGGAGAACAAATCATTCCATTGATTTACATTGCCCCACGTGGTCTGATAAACATTTTGCTCTTTATCTCAATCTCACCAAACTTAGGGATACCTAAAATAAATCAAGCGCTTATAACACAAGTCATCATTCTAACAAACCTTTATATGGTGTTCGGCTTGATCAAATCATCAAGAGAGAAGGGAACGCAAAGTTTTTAA
- the map gene encoding type I methionyl aminopeptidase, with the protein MAIKGVSIKSEKEIDLMREVCKIVADTLRLLGKYIKPGVSAYELDKIAEDFILSQGAKPAFKGYGFDKKNLYPATICVSIDDEVVHGIPTSDKVLREGQIVSIDVGAYKNGFYGDAARTFAVGNVNGEKRRLMEVTEEALYIGIEQAVDGNHLFDIGYAIQNYVESQGFSVVRDLVGHGIGKRLHEEPAVPNFGQKGKGIKLREGMTLAIEPMVNAGTWQVYFGSDGWTVYTLDGLPSAHFEHTIVVRKGKPEILTL; encoded by the coding sequence TTGGCTATTAAGGGAGTGAGCATAAAGAGTGAAAAGGAAATAGATTTGATGAGAGAGGTTTGTAAAATAGTTGCGGATACATTGAGATTGTTGGGCAAGTACATAAAACCGGGAGTTTCAGCATATGAACTTGATAAAATAGCCGAGGATTTCATACTTTCACAAGGTGCAAAACCTGCTTTTAAAGGATACGGGTTTGATAAGAAAAATCTTTATCCGGCAACGATTTGTGTTTCAATTGATGACGAAGTCGTTCACGGGATTCCAACAAGCGATAAAGTTTTGCGCGAAGGTCAGATAGTTTCAATAGATGTTGGTGCTTATAAAAATGGATTTTATGGTGACGCTGCTAGGACATTTGCCGTTGGTAATGTGAATGGAGAAAAAAGAAGATTAATGGAGGTTACTGAGGAGGCGCTTTACATTGGAATTGAACAGGCGGTTGATGGAAATCATCTTTTTGACATTGGTTATGCAATTCAAAATTATGTTGAGTCGCAGGGATTTTCTGTTGTCAGGGACCTTGTTGGGCATGGTATAGGTAAAAGATTACACGAAGAACCAGCGGTCCCAAACTTTGGACAAAAAGGGAAGGGCATTAAATTGCGTGAAGGTATGACGCTTGCGATTGAACCGATGGTGAATGCCGGAACTTGGCAAGTTTACTTTGGAAGCGATGGTTGGACTGTTTACACGCTTGATGGCTTACCATCGGCTCATTTTGAACATACAATCGTTGTTAGAAAAGGAAAACCAGAGATTTTAACTTTGTGA
- the rpsD gene encoding 30S ribosomal protein S4 — protein MGRYTGPVCKLCRRERMKLYLKGEKCYTEKCPLEKKNYPPGQHGPYRRARLSEYGIQLREKQKLRRIYGVFERQFRRYFEMATKQKGKTGENLIKILERRLDNVVYRLGFAPSRKAARQLVKHRHILVNGKVVDIPSYLVEPGDEIRVRDKSKELEIIHNSLRRVTETSLVPWLQLNKANLSGVFMYTPERSEIPVNVNEQLIVELYSK, from the coding sequence ATGGGAAGATACACAGGTCCAGTTTGCAAGCTATGCAGAAGAGAGAGAATGAAACTTTACTTGAAGGGTGAGAAATGTTATACGGAGAAATGTCCGCTTGAAAAGAAAAATTATCCACCCGGACAGCATGGTCCTTACAGAAGAGCGAGGTTGTCTGAGTATGGAATTCAGCTCAGGGAAAAGCAAAAGCTTCGTAGAATTTACGGTGTTTTTGAGAGACAATTTAGAAGATATTTTGAAATGGCGACTAAACAAAAAGGCAAAACGGGTGAAAATCTAATAAAGATACTTGAAAGGCGACTTGACAATGTTGTTTATCGGCTTGGATTTGCCCCTTCAAGAAAAGCTGCAAGGCAACTTGTGAAACACAGACATATCCTTGTGAACGGTAAAGTCGTTGATATACCATCTTATCTTGTTGAGCCGGGTGACGAGATAAGAGTCAGAGATAAAAGCAAAGAACTGGAAATTATCCATAATTCTCTCCGGAGAGTTACAGAGACATCGCTTGTCCCTTGGCTTCAGCTTAATAAGGCGAATTTAAGCGGTGTTTTTATGTATACACCTGAACGTTCTGAAATACCTGTAAATGTGAACGAACAATTGATCGTTGAACTTTATTCCAAATAA
- a CDS encoding DNA-directed RNA polymerase subunit alpha, whose product MPNILLTFPENVVMDEASYSNTFGRFILQPLERGYGVTIGNALRRVLLSSIPGYAFVAVKIGGVLHEFSTIPGVVEDVADIVLNLKGVRFKLLEKSLKKINVLVKGPCEFKAGDLQKQNSGIEILNPDHHIAEITGNVEFEMDLWIGYGKGYVPSEEIEMLGPAPPVKPEPGIILLDAIFTPIKNVRYFIENVRLKQRGDYEKLTIEVETDGSITPDDALVLAAKILKEHFEIVVELHPKAQPADIIKDEGLPEKERIKKILKTPIEDIGLTVRTFNALKQNGINTIGDVVRYNENQLLSFRNFGRTALNEIKSAIESYGLYFGFDVDKYQD is encoded by the coding sequence ATGCCAAACATTTTGTTAACTTTTCCAGAAAATGTGGTGATGGACGAGGCGAGTTATTCAAATACTTTTGGAAGATTTATTTTACAACCACTTGAAAGAGGATATGGCGTTACGATAGGAAATGCTTTAAGAAGGGTTTTGCTCTCCTCTATCCCAGGTTATGCTTTCGTTGCTGTCAAGATAGGAGGTGTATTGCATGAATTCTCAACAATTCCAGGTGTTGTTGAGGATGTAGCTGATATCGTCTTGAATTTAAAAGGCGTGAGATTTAAACTGCTTGAGAAATCACTTAAAAAAATAAATGTTCTCGTCAAGGGTCCTTGTGAATTTAAAGCAGGGGATTTACAGAAACAAAATTCAGGTATAGAAATTTTGAATCCAGATCATCATATTGCTGAAATAACTGGTAATGTTGAGTTTGAGATGGACCTATGGATTGGTTATGGTAAAGGATATGTTCCTTCCGAAGAAATTGAGATGCTTGGGCCAGCGCCACCCGTTAAGCCAGAACCAGGTATAATTCTTCTTGATGCTATTTTTACGCCGATTAAAAATGTCAGATATTTTATTGAAAATGTTCGCTTGAAACAAAGGGGAGATTATGAAAAACTTACAATTGAGGTTGAAACGGACGGTTCAATAACTCCTGACGATGCGTTAGTTCTAGCAGCTAAAATTTTGAAGGAACATTTTGAAATCGTGGTAGAACTTCATCCGAAAGCACAACCAGCAGATATAATAAAAGACGAAGGTTTACCCGAGAAGGAAAGGATAAAGAAAATTTTGAAAACACCTATAGAGGACATTGGGCTTACAGTTCGCACATTCAACGCTCTGAAACAAAATGGGATTAACACCATTGGTGATGTTGTCAGATACAACGAAAATCAACTTTTAAGCTTCAGAAATTTTGGAAGGACCGCTTTAAATGAGATAAAGAGCGCGATTGAAAGTTACGGACTTTATTTCGGTTTTGATGTTGACAAGTATCAGGATTAA
- the xerD gene encoding site-specific tyrosine recombinase XerD, protein MFEREKIKGEIWRKSLTYFLTSIEVERGYSKNTVSSYSIDLVRYIKFLEENGIEHPDWVSEEIVKRYITELQSIGLSQSSVSRNISSIRTFHKFLWNVAYTKNYPVDDIEGPMIRRKLPEVLTIEEIFSLLEQPDVSTEIGVRDRAMLEFMYATGVRVSELINFKQSDLFIDKEVVRVFGKGSKQRLIPIGETAIKWIREYQLKVRPKFVKITSGDILFLSRLGKRFTRMAVWKIVKKYALMAGIKKEIHPHTLRHSFATHLLENGADLRAVQEMLGHVDISTTQIYIRAKNIENLKEVYFLYHPRSN, encoded by the coding sequence ATGTTTGAGCGGGAAAAGATAAAAGGCGAGATTTGGCGAAAAAGTTTGACTTATTTTTTGACATCAATTGAAGTTGAAAGAGGTTATTCAAAGAACACCGTATCTTCCTACTCAATTGATCTGGTGAGATATATAAAATTTCTTGAGGAAAACGGGATAGAACATCCCGATTGGGTGAGCGAGGAAATCGTGAAGCGATATATCACTGAACTGCAAAGCATTGGATTAAGCCAATCAAGTGTGTCAAGGAACATATCATCAATAAGGACATTTCACAAGTTCTTATGGAATGTGGCATACACAAAAAATTATCCCGTTGATGACATTGAAGGACCTATGATTAGGAGAAAATTGCCCGAGGTTTTAACGATAGAAGAGATTTTCTCGCTTCTTGAACAACCAGATGTTAGTACGGAGATAGGCGTAAGGGACAGGGCTATGCTTGAATTTATGTATGCAACTGGGGTTAGGGTTTCGGAATTAATAAATTTTAAGCAGTCGGATTTGTTTATAGATAAGGAAGTCGTTAGGGTTTTTGGGAAAGGTTCAAAGCAAAGGTTGATACCGATTGGGGAGACCGCGATCAAATGGATCAGGGAGTATCAGTTGAAAGTTAGACCGAAATTTGTTAAAATTACAAGTGGAGATATTTTATTTTTGAGTAGATTAGGAAAGAGATTTACAAGGATGGCGGTTTGGAAAATCGTTAAGAAATATGCTCTAATGGCTGGGATTAAAAAAGAAATTCATCCGCACACATTGCGTCATTCTTTCGCAACACATCTTCTTGAAAATGGAGCTGACCTAAGAGCCGTTCAAGAAATGCTTGGTCATGTTGATATATCAACGACTCAAATTTATATCCGTGCGAAAAACATTGAGAACTTAAAAGAGGTTTATTTTCTTTATCACCCAAGGTCAAATTAA
- the infA gene encoding translation initiation factor IF-1 — MAKQEGIKVDGVVLEALPNATFKVKLDTGHEVIAHVSGKMRIHFIKILPGDKVQVELSPYDLTKGRIVYRYK; from the coding sequence ATGGCGAAACAGGAGGGCATAAAAGTTGATGGAGTGGTTTTGGAGGCGTTGCCGAACGCGACTTTTAAGGTGAAGCTTGACACTGGACACGAAGTTATAGCTCATGTTTCAGGAAAAATGAGAATTCATTTTATAAAAATTTTGCCTGGTGATAAAGTTCAGGTTGAACTCTCTCCATATGACTTAACGAAAGGAAGGATAGTTTATAGGTACAAATAA